CTGGAGGAATAAACTGTGTTTGTGTTGTTTCCTCTAATTTCAGACTTTAAAAGCCTCTGAGCTGTTGGCTGGTGGGGATGAGGAGACTTCCCCATAGACTGAATTGGGTCTGCCCCACACTGGGTCCCTGGTCCATTTCTGTCCAACGACAGGTCATAGCTCAGGTGTCCTTTGGGAAGCTTTCTCTAACTTTGCCCCTTCCCCTCGCCAGCTGGCTCAAGTACCATCCACCAGGACTTCCACCATCACTGTAGGGGCACTCATGTCCACTAGTGCTGTGCTGCTGTGCCCAGCGTGGGGCCTGGCACACACAAATGGGTTCAGTAAATTAGCCCCCAGTCTGTTTTAGAATTGAGTCATCTGAGGGAGGGGGCATTGGGCACAGCTCCCGTCCCCAAGAATTTTCCTTTTTGGGTGGGGGGAACTCCCAATGAGGCAGGTCTGGCCACCCAGAGGAAGTGAGCGTGTGCTGTGCTTAGGCAAAGGCAGAAACTCCTCCCTGTGGGCCCCAGGCTGTGGCTTCAGGGGCTTTGAGTTGGCTAGCcttccttcctggaggaggaaagcGGAAGAGAAATCCCCTGGGGATGTGGGTTTTGAGTCAGCTGCACTGTCATAATGGAAACAGCACAGCACTGGGCGGCAGGACACTTCCCTTGTGTGGGTCTCAGGGTCCTCATGAGACAGAAACAACAGTCCTGTACAGGGAGTTGGGCTTAAGGGACAGAGGATGACAAAGCACCCTGTTAACATGCAGATCAGAAGGGGGACACTGCTGCTGACCCCACAGTGACAGCTAGCCAGGGGGTCAGAGACTGCAATATCTTGCCTCCATCCCAGATGAAAGTCTCACTTCTTTTAGTCCCAGGTCTGAACTCTGACCAGTTAGTTGGAGCCTTTTGAGGACCATGATTCCTGTTATCCATCAGTCACTTACACTCTAGTGAGGATCCTGCTGTCTGCCCATAGAGGACACATTGATTGGAGCAGCAGCCATTTGGGAGACTGGCCGAGGGTAGGAGAGGGTTCACAGGATAAATAAAGCCAGTGTGACCACCAAGCCCCATCTGGGAGTGGaggggccaggctgggcaggTGAGGAATGGGGGCCACTGAGGGAACACTGTGCTCTTGAGACTCTTACTCAATGTGTCAGCCTGACACCTCTGAGGACAGGCTGTTCCCATCTTACCCTTGCGTAAGGTCCGGACCCAGCAAAAGGAGACCTGAGCTCTTTGTGGACACTGACCCAGCCTAGAGGTCCATCCAGGGTGTGCTCTGAACTCCCACAGCATCGTTATGTGGGGAGGAGGAACTTTTCCCTCTCGAAGGCTAGTGCCCCATAATCAGCCTGCTCAAGTTACTGTGACGCAGAGCAAGCGACTTTCCAtactaggcctcagttttctggcCTGTAAAGTGGGGTTGGTAACAGCGTTTTCTTATTAGGATTGTTATGAGTCTTGACAAAGCCCCACAGGCACCAGGCCGCACACGGACTCCGAGGCTAGGTTGAGTTGGGGGGAGTcaccgccccgccccgccccgccctctGACCCGCTTCCTCCTCCCAGGGGCGGGCGGCCAGGTGGCGTCCCGCCCAACCCTCCCGCCCGGCGCCCTGCAGGCAGCCCCCTGCCGCCGCGCCATGTCCACCGGCTGGTTCCGGCGTCGCTTCCTGCCGGGAGGTCCGCTGCCCGGGCCGCGGCCACCGAGGCCGCGTACCAGCCCCCTGCCCTACCGGCGGCCCCGCTTCCTGCGCGGCTCGGGCTCCTGCTCCAGCACAGCCGACACCCCGCACCGCCCGGAGGCCCGACCAGTGCGCTGCCCAGCGCGGGGCCGCACGCTGCCCTGGAATGCAGGCTACGCAGAGTGAGTGTTCCACCCCCGAGTCAGCCCCATCCGACACTCTCCACTCCGGCGACCCTCGTCCCGGGATCCCGGACCCCAGACGCCTGTTGATCCAGACGGGGGGAATGGCTCAACCGAGTGATTGACTCCTCCCATTTCCCCCAGCCTGTGGCTCACTGCCTCTTGTCTTCACTTCTGGACTCTTGACAACTTCCCTATCCCACCGCGGCTTTTTATGTGGGACTCCAACCTCCCTCAGAGAGCGCTGCAAGTAGGGAAGGACCTGCACATGAGACAGGGACACTGGGTAGAGTGCCAGCTTCTGGGCTTTGGAGATtactccccaccccagccccaaaacacacacacacacacacacacacacacacacacacctcaccctGGGTTATGGCCTATGCAAATGGGACAGGGATTCTGGCTGAGATGGTGCAGGAGATAGGCAAGGGAGCCCCGGAATTGCCAAGCTGCCCAGCCCTTACCTCCAAGACTCCCCGCGGTACACCCCAGCAGGTCGGCGAGTTCGCTCCAGAGGGGCCGGGCCCTGAGTTTTGCCTTAGCCAGGAGCTCACTGAACAGTTAGCAAACTTACACCATCTTTGTCCACGTATAAGGGACCGCATGGGGGCTACTGCCGCAGAAGGAAGGCTTTCCCTCTGCACCAGCTGTGGTCTCTGTGCCCACTGGGACATGGGTGTGTCCCTGAAGGGTCACTGATCACTTCCTGGCCTCAGGATCATCAATGCAGAGAAATCTGAGTTCAATGAGGATCAAGCTGCctgtgggaagctatgcatccgGAGATGTGAGTTTGGGGTTGAAGAGGACCAGGAATGGCTGAACTTGTGCccagaggaggtgagcacagctgGGCCTGAGCCCCTTTTACAGGCTGGGGCCAGGGCTTCAGGCTGAGGTTCTTGCCCTAGTTCCCTATGCTGAGCCAGGGGTCCACTGGGGAAGCCAGGAAGAGCCTGACACCGAGCCATTTCTGTACAGTTCCTGACAGGTCATTATTGGGCACTGTTTGATGGGCACGGTGGTCCAGCTGCAGCCATCCTGGCTGCCAACACCCTGCACTCCTGCCTGCGCCAGCAACTGGAAGCCGTAGTAGAAGGCATGGTGGCCACTCAGCCCCCCATGCACCTCAGTGGTCACTGTGTCTGCCCCAGTGACCCCCAATTTGTAGAGGAAAAGGGCATTAGGACAGAAGACTTGGTGATTGGTGCTCTGGAGAGTGCCTTCCAGGAATGTGTAAGTGTGGGCTTTTGGGTAGGGAAGGCAGGAAAGTTTTGTCCCCAGGGACCTGAGGGACTCTGGGTTGTGGGGCATCCCTGCACACTGTGGTAGTCACCTGGATCTTTGGATTGGAAGGACAAGATTGGATTGGTTCGTTCCTTACTAATGGACATCATCATAACCCCTCCCATTTATCCAGCGCTTACTATTTTCTAGGTGCTTTTACCTGCATCATCTCACTGTACACCTTTTGGTCCTTGGTGCAGGGGCTGCTTTCTTTCTCACTGTTTTAAATAGgacttccctccctcccaagaCATATGTCCAGATCTCCTGACCACAGGGTTCCTGGAATCACAGTTAGACGTCAGGCTGGGACTGCTAGGCTTGCTGGTGGGGAAGTGAACTGCAGGCTGGGGATTGGGAACTACAACTAAAGTGGCCTCGGTTTGCCCCAGGATGAGGTGATCGGGCGGGAGCTGGAGGCCTCAGGCCAAGTGGGCGGCTGCACAGCCCTGGTGGCTGTGTCCCTGCAGGGAAAGCTGTATGTGGCCAATGCCGGAGATAGCAGGTGAGTGAGCCCAGGAGGGTGGGTAAGGTTGGTAGAGTAGGGTGGGACAGGAAGGCACTAGGGACAGTGGGGACAGTGAAAGGGGGCTGGAAGTAGAGGAACGGAAATAGGGAAGATTGACTGGCTGAGCTGTTTGTATACCTGGCATGTGTGGAGTATGAAGGTGGACAGAAGATGCCAGGGAGGCCAGGGACCTCAAGTGCCAGGCCAAAGGGCTGAGTCTACCCTGCAGGCTGTAGGCAGCCATGGAGGGCTTTGAACAAAGGGTTGGCATGGGCAGAGCTGGCCCCTAGTGGTTGGAGGAGAGGCCAGAAGAGGGAGGccatgggtggggtgggaggttgCACCAGacttctccctgccctccccaatCCCATCCAGGGCCATCTTGGTGAGGAGAGGTGAGGTGCGGCCCCTGAGCTCTGAGTTCACCCCAGAGACTGAGCGGCAGCGGATCCAGCAGCTGGTAGGTGCCCTTGGCAGGGGGAGGCTGTGGAGCCCCAACTCGAGGCCATCAGAGGGAGCCTGATCTGAGCACGGCCTCCCTACCCCAGGCCTTTGTCTATCCCGAGCTTCTGGCTGGTGAGTTCACCCGACTGGAGTTCCCTCGGCGACTGAAGGGGGATGACTTGGGGCAGAAGGTTTTGTTCAGGGATCACCACATGAGCGGCTGGTGagcaaggtgggggtggggagaacccTGGGGTTCAGgcccagctgtgtggcctggggcagTCCCCTTCCACCTGGGCAGAGTGAGTCATGTGTTGGGGGGGAGATGAGATGTAGAGCCCAGGTTGATGCTGGATCTCctcctggtaggagctacaagcATGTGGAGAAGTCGGATCTCAAGTACCCACTGATCCAGGGACAGGGTAGGCAGGTCAGTGAATGGCTCCCTCCAAGAATCCCTCTTCAGTTCCCTGTGCAGAGATGGGAGCACCTTTGTTCCTTGTTGGTGGCTGTGACTGATGTGGCTCCAAGGCCACAGGATGTTTCTCCCTCAGCCCAGGGTGCGTGAGGGTCACAGTCCACCTCTGTGCTTTACTTGTGCATTTGTTTGCTGTCACCTCACACCTCCCTTGTCCCCAGGCTCGGTTATTCGGAACACTGGCCGTCTCCCGGGGCCTGGGAGACCACCAGCTCAGAGTCctggacacaaacattcagctcAAGCCCTTCTTGCTCTCTGTCCCACAGGTGAGGGGGCAACAGCCCACCCCAGCTGCCATCTGCCCAGAAAGGCAGACATTGAGCCTGGTGGGAGCCGGGAAGGGAATGCTGAGGGATCCTCACGCTTAACTTGCAGGTGACGGTGCTGGATGTGGACCAGCTGGAGCTGCAGGAGGATGATGTGATTGTCATGGCAACTGATGGTCTCTGGGACGTCCTGTCCAATGAGCAGGTGGCACAGCTGGTATGGAGCTTCCTCCCTGGTAATCGAGAGGACCCACACAGGTACTGTAACTGCTGGGGACCTGCCTGGGCCTGGGTTGGTGCTGGCAGCAACACCAAGTAGTTATGGCTAAGACAGAAATGACGATGAGGCCAGCTATGGGCAGGTGATCAGGATTAGTGCTATCTGGatgcctgggggtggggatgacaGTGGGTCCCCAAAATTTCTGGGTCCAGGCTCTCGTGGTCCAACCTGTGGCCCTCCCAGGCTTGTAGTTTACCTGGCCCCACAGTTGGACTGCATTGCTTGGGTCCCCAAGTGTCTAGCCCAGTACAGTGAATTCTCTGAGGGTTGGCCTTGACTCTTTGCTCTGGCCCCAGAGTACATCTGCAGGATGGTCCCCACAGGTTCTCGGAGCTGGCCCAAATGCTGATACACAGCACACAGGGGAAGGACGACGGCCCCACAGGGGAAGGGCAGGTATCCTACGATGACATCTCTGTGTTCGTGATTCCCTTGTACAGCCAGCGCCAAGGGAGCAATAGCCATTGAGGACTCAGATACCACATCCCAGAACCACTCAAGGCCAAGTGCAGTCTGGGCATCCCTCCACCGTAGTCAACAGCAGGCCTGCCTGGCCTGGTCCCAGACACAGCCCAGCGTTCTcaccaccccaccctaccccaacACATTTCAAGGGGAGCATTGATAGCAGGCAATCAGAAGTTCAGAGCGTGGGGAACCCTGCTCCCCAGGTCCCCCGTGGCAGGCAGGGAGAGTGCTGTCATCAACATTCCTCTGGCCGAGGCACTGTACTTAGGATACCCACGTGAGGATTCTTGACAGCCCCAATATATTATTCCCAGATAGCAGCGGCTGGACTAAGTGAATTGGCCAAGGGTGCTGGGAGGGGCAGATGGCCTGTGTTTGGACCCAAGTCTCCCATCCTTGTCGGGGTATCTACTCAACAACCCCCGGCGCTCATGCAGGGTGCCTATGGGAGGCTATGGACAGCCTCCTTCCTGCTGAACAGTATCTTGAAGCAGCCACTTGGGAGAAACCAGCTCAGGTCCTGCCCTGCTCTCCTCTGCCGAGGCACAGGCACTGGGGCTAAAGTTGGGGGAGAACAAAAAGGAGCAACAGGAGCCTCATTTGGCTGAGTGGGAAATGTCCTCTGATTGCTGCTCCTgcctctggcctggcctggcctgctgATGGCTCCTTCCAGGCAACAGCCCTGCCCTAGGCTGATGCCCCAATAATGCCTTTGTTTTGTTGCTCCCCATCACCTTGTGATTAAATGTTTGTGTGCAGAAGAGCCCTTGTGAATCGTGAAGTGCTGTACGGTTTGGCATTACAGTATACCTTTTGCTCTTAGACGTGCCAGAGAATCAGTGTCAGCTTCACCTTGCAAGCTTGCATATAGTCAGGACTTTTTTCTCTGTGGCCTCCTTAGTTCCAAGCTTGGGGTGAACCCCAGTGAGAGAATTGTTACCCAGAACAGAACTGTCTCCATCTATGAGCTCTCAGCTTGAAGTACCAGAAGGGCTGCCATTTAActtgttttttaatgcaaatttctaTTTGATGAGCAGCTTAGCTTGTATCTTCCTCTTCCCCACAAGACTATTTTATCTTCTATCACTTGCCAAGGTTCGGGTGCAGGTAAAGTATTTGTTCAGTTATAGGCAACCACTTTCATGCCCTAGGCCTTACCCAATTCTTCCTTAATCCACTCCTACTTTAGTTTACATTTGAAATGAGTTCTTACCTGGCAATTTACAGCTCTAGACTGCAGCCAGGAAGGACAAGGGCCAATGGGCCCCAGAATTAATAGAAAAACTTGTgtatatttattaactcattgaGGAAGCTCTCAGACCCCCTTTTCCTGCCCATGAACTCATTTTTAGACTCCATTTTCTATACATTCTCCAGGGACAAGATaggaaaaactacaaaatttctcatttttcagtcATATTCCACAGCGCAGCACTTCTGGGCCTACACCTGTCCATAGCTGAGCCCTGATAAACTGTGGTTGGCCCCAAAAGCCCTTGGCCGCCTCTCCAAGAATCCTCTACTTAGGCAGCTGTCAAATGCAGGAGTGTGCCCTACCAGCCTGCAGTTTTACTTCCTTCCATCAGCagtctccttccccaccccaacgC
This Rhinolophus sinicus isolate RSC01 linkage group LG10, ASM3656204v1, whole genome shotgun sequence DNA region includes the following protein-coding sequences:
- the PPM1M gene encoding protein phosphatase 1M isoform X2; this translates as MSTGWFRRRFLPGGPLPGPRPPRPRTSPLPYRRPRFLRGSGSCSSTADTPHRPEARPVRCPARGRTLPWNAGYAEIINAEKSEFNEDQAACGKLCIRRCEFGVEEDQEWLNLCPEEFLTGHYWALFDGHGGPAAAILAANTLHSCLRQQLEAVVEGMVATQPPMHLSGHCVCPSDPQFVEEKGIRTEDLVIGALESAFQECDEVIGRELEASGQVGGCTALVAVSLQGKLYVANAGDSRAILVRRGEVRPLSSEFTPETERQRIQQLAFVYPELLAGEFTRLEFPRRLKGDDLGQKVLFRDHHMSGWSYKHVEKSDLKYPLIQGQGRQARLFGTLAVSRGLGDHQLRVLDTNIQLKPFLLSVPQVTVLDVDQLELQEDDVIVMATDGLWDVLSNEQVAQLVWSFLPGNREDPHSQRQGSNSH
- the PPM1M gene encoding protein phosphatase 1M isoform X1: MSTGWFRRRFLPGGPLPGPRPPRPRTSPLPYRRPRFLRGSGSCSSTADTPHRPEARPVRCPARGRTLPWNAGYAEIINAEKSEFNEDQAACGKLCIRRCEFGVEEDQEWLNLCPEEFLTGHYWALFDGHGGPAAAILAANTLHSCLRQQLEAVVEGMVATQPPMHLSGHCVCPSDPQFVEEKGIRTEDLVIGALESAFQECDEVIGRELEASGQVGGCTALVAVSLQGKLYVANAGDSRAILVRRGEVRPLSSEFTPETERQRIQQLAFVYPELLAGEFTRLEFPRRLKGDDLGQKVLFRDHHMSGWSYKHVEKSDLKYPLIQGQGRQARLFGTLAVSRGLGDHQLRVLDTNIQLKPFLLSVPQVTVLDVDQLELQEDDVIVMATDGLWDVLSNEQVAQLVWSFLPGNREDPHRFSELAQMLIHSTQGKDDGPTGEGQVSYDDISVFVIPLYSQRQGSNSH